A genome region from Streptomyces sp. NBC_01296 includes the following:
- a CDS encoding NAD(P)H-dependent flavin oxidoreductase, translating to METELSKKLGVEHAIFGFTPFPAVAAAITRAGGFGVLGAVRYTSPDDLKRDLDWMQEHTDGKPYGLDVVMPAKKAVDGISEAGIEAMIPAGHREFVRDTLAKHHVPELAEGEASGWRITGWMEQVARGQLDVAFDYPIKLLANALGSPPADVIARAHDHGVLVAALAGSAKHARRHAEAGIDIVVAQGYEAGGHTGDIATMVLVPEIVEAVAPLPVLAAGGIGSGEQIAAGLALGAQGAWLGSLWLTTTEADLHSRALTEKLLAAGSGDTVRSRALTGKPARQLRTEWTDAWDDPDGPGALPMPLQGLLVAEAVSRIQKYEVQPLLGTPVGQIVGRMTAERSVQAVFDELTSGFERAIDRINRIAGRA from the coding sequence ATGGAGACGGAGCTGAGCAAGAAACTGGGAGTCGAGCACGCCATCTTCGGCTTCACGCCCTTCCCGGCGGTCGCCGCGGCCATCACCCGCGCGGGTGGATTCGGCGTCCTCGGCGCCGTCCGCTACACCTCCCCCGACGACCTCAAACGCGACCTCGACTGGATGCAGGAGCACACCGACGGCAAGCCGTACGGCCTCGACGTCGTCATGCCCGCCAAGAAGGCCGTCGACGGCATCAGCGAGGCCGGCATCGAGGCGATGATCCCGGCCGGCCACCGAGAGTTCGTGCGCGACACCCTCGCCAAGCACCACGTCCCCGAGCTCGCCGAGGGCGAGGCCTCCGGCTGGCGGATCACCGGCTGGATGGAGCAGGTCGCCCGGGGCCAGCTCGACGTCGCCTTCGACTACCCCATCAAACTCCTGGCGAACGCCCTCGGTTCCCCGCCCGCCGACGTCATCGCGCGCGCCCACGACCACGGCGTCCTCGTCGCCGCCCTCGCCGGCAGCGCCAAGCACGCCCGCCGCCACGCCGAAGCCGGCATCGACATCGTCGTCGCCCAGGGCTACGAGGCCGGCGGCCACACCGGCGACATCGCCACCATGGTCCTGGTCCCCGAGATCGTCGAGGCCGTCGCCCCCCTCCCCGTCCTCGCCGCGGGCGGCATCGGCAGCGGCGAGCAGATCGCCGCCGGCCTGGCCCTCGGTGCCCAGGGCGCCTGGCTCGGCTCCCTCTGGCTCACCACCACCGAGGCGGACCTGCACTCCCGCGCGCTGACCGAGAAGCTCCTGGCCGCCGGATCCGGCGACACCGTCCGCTCCCGTGCCCTCACCGGCAAGCCCGCCCGTCAGCTCCGCACCGAGTGGACCGACGCCTGGGACGACCCGGACGGCCCCGGCGCGCTGCCGATGCCCCTGCAGGGGCTGCTGGTCGCCGAGGCCGTCTCCCGGATCCAGAAGTACGAGGTCCAGCCGCTGCTCGGTACGCCCGTCGGCCAGATCGTCGGCCGGATGACCGCCGAACGCAGTGTCCAGGCCGTCTTCGACGAGCTCACCAGCGGCTTCGAGCGCGCCATCGACCGCATCAACCGCATCGCCGGCCGGGCCTGA
- a CDS encoding acyl-CoA synthetase, producing MSDTSEQPAWGSPRTESGGGFWAQAAADPERTVLVTPEGEEWSAGRLHADVNRLVHGLRAAGLEQGDVFAVVLPNGVEFIAAYLAASQAGFYLVPVNHHLVGPEIAWIVSDSGAKVLIAHERFAEAATAAADEAGLPASHRYAVGAVAGFRPYDRLLGGRPATPPDGRTLGWVMNYTSGTTGRPRGIRRPLPGKLPEETHLGGFLGIFGIRPFDGNVHLVCSPLYHTAVLQFAGAALHIGHPLVLMDRWTPQEMLRLIDGHACTHTHMVPTQFHRLLALPQETKDAYDVSSMRHAIHGAAPCPDHVKRAMIDWWGTCVEEYYAASEGGGAFATAEDWLKKPGTVGKAWPISELAIFDDDGNRLPPGELGTVYLKMNTGGFSYHKDEGKTKKNRIGDFFTVGDLGLMDEEGYLFLRDRKIDMIISGGVNIYPAEIESALLTHPAVADAAAFGIPHADWGEEVKAVIEPAEGFVAGAALAAEILHHCERQLAGFKRPKSVDFIETMPRDPNGKLYKRRLRDPYWEGRERAV from the coding sequence ATGAGCGACACGAGTGAGCAGCCCGCATGGGGGTCCCCCCGGACAGAGTCCGGGGGAGGATTTTGGGCGCAGGCCGCCGCCGACCCCGAGCGCACCGTCCTCGTCACCCCCGAGGGGGAGGAGTGGAGCGCCGGCCGGCTGCACGCCGACGTCAACCGCCTCGTCCACGGACTGCGCGCCGCCGGTCTGGAGCAGGGCGACGTCTTCGCGGTCGTCCTGCCCAACGGCGTCGAGTTCATCGCCGCCTACCTCGCCGCCTCCCAGGCCGGGTTCTACCTCGTCCCGGTCAACCACCACCTCGTCGGCCCCGAGATCGCCTGGATCGTCTCCGACTCCGGTGCCAAGGTCCTCATCGCCCACGAGCGCTTCGCCGAAGCCGCCACCGCCGCGGCCGACGAGGCGGGCCTGCCCGCGAGCCACCGCTATGCCGTCGGAGCGGTCGCGGGCTTCCGCCCGTACGACCGACTCCTCGGCGGACGGCCCGCGACACCGCCCGACGGGCGCACGCTCGGCTGGGTCATGAACTACACCTCCGGCACCACCGGGCGCCCGCGCGGCATCCGCCGCCCCCTGCCCGGCAAGCTCCCGGAGGAGACGCACCTCGGGGGCTTCCTCGGGATCTTCGGCATCCGCCCGTTCGACGGCAACGTCCACCTGGTGTGCTCGCCGCTCTACCACACCGCCGTCCTCCAATTCGCCGGAGCCGCCCTGCACATCGGGCACCCGCTGGTCCTGATGGACCGCTGGACCCCGCAGGAGATGCTGCGGCTCATCGACGGCCACGCGTGCACGCACACCCACATGGTCCCGACGCAGTTCCACCGGCTGCTCGCGCTCCCGCAGGAGACGAAGGACGCGTACGACGTCTCCTCGATGCGGCACGCGATCCACGGGGCCGCGCCCTGCCCGGACCACGTCAAGCGGGCGATGATCGACTGGTGGGGCACCTGCGTGGAGGAGTACTACGCGGCCAGCGAGGGCGGCGGCGCGTTCGCCACCGCCGAGGACTGGCTGAAGAAGCCCGGAACGGTCGGCAAGGCCTGGCCGATCAGCGAGCTCGCCATCTTCGACGACGACGGCAACCGGCTGCCGCCCGGCGAACTCGGCACCGTCTACCTGAAGATGAACACCGGCGGCTTCAGCTACCACAAGGACGAGGGCAAGACGAAGAAGAACCGCATCGGCGACTTCTTCACGGTGGGCGACCTCGGACTGATGGACGAGGAGGGGTACCTCTTCCTGCGCGACCGCAAGATCGACATGATCATCTCGGGCGGCGTGAACATCTACCCGGCCGAGATCGAGTCGGCCCTGCTCACCCATCCGGCGGTCGCCGACGCCGCCGCCTTCGGGATCCCGCACGCCGACTGGGGCGAGGAGGTGAAGGCGGTCATCGAACCGGCCGAGGGCTTCGTGGCCGGGGCCGCCCTCGCCGCGGAGATCCTGCACCACTGCGAGCGGCAGCTGGCCGGCTTCAAGCGGCCGAAGTCGGTCGACTTCATCGAGACGATGCCCCGCGACCCGAACGGCAAGCTGTACAAGCGCAGGCTGCGCGATCCGTACTGGGAGGGCCGCGAGCGCGCGGTGTGA
- a CDS encoding calcium:proton antiporter, whose protein sequence is MSTTAGRSFVTDWTVVVPVIALIALVFSWGRDLPGFAVALVALCLGGAVLAAVHHAEVVAHRVGEPLGSLVLAVAVTVIEVALIVTLMADGGDKTASLARDTVFAAVMITCNGIVGLSLLVGALRNRVAVFNAEGSGAALATVATLATLSLVLPTFTTSKPGPEFSTAQLVFAAVASLALYGLFIAVQTVRHRDYFLPVATEAGTKKADGSGDGSGDGEHAAPPTARAALVSLGLLLVALVAVVGDAKAVSPTIETGVAKAGLPNAVVGVIIALLVLAPETLAAVRAARRDRVQTSLNLAYGSAIASIGLTIPAIALATIWLSGPLLLGLGPIHMVLLALTVVVSSLTIAPGRATLLQGGVHLVLLAAYLFLAVSP, encoded by the coding sequence ATGAGTACGACAGCCGGCAGGTCTTTCGTCACCGACTGGACCGTAGTGGTCCCGGTCATCGCGCTCATCGCGCTCGTCTTCAGCTGGGGACGCGATCTGCCCGGGTTCGCCGTGGCCCTGGTCGCCCTGTGCCTCGGGGGCGCGGTGCTGGCGGCCGTCCACCATGCCGAGGTCGTCGCCCACCGGGTGGGCGAACCCCTCGGCTCGCTCGTCCTGGCCGTCGCCGTCACCGTCATCGAAGTGGCCCTCATCGTCACCCTGATGGCCGACGGCGGCGACAAGACCGCCTCGCTCGCCAGGGACACCGTCTTCGCCGCCGTGATGATCACCTGCAACGGCATCGTCGGCCTGTCCCTGCTCGTCGGCGCCCTGCGCAACCGGGTCGCCGTCTTCAACGCCGAGGGTTCCGGTGCGGCGCTGGCCACCGTGGCGACCCTGGCCACCCTCAGCCTGGTCCTGCCGACGTTCACCACCAGCAAGCCGGGACCGGAGTTCTCCACCGCGCAACTGGTCTTCGCCGCCGTCGCCTCGCTCGCCCTGTACGGGCTGTTCATCGCCGTCCAGACGGTCCGCCATCGGGACTATTTCCTGCCGGTCGCCACCGAGGCGGGTACGAAGAAGGCCGACGGCTCCGGCGATGGCTCCGGCGACGGGGAGCACGCCGCGCCGCCCACCGCCCGCGCCGCGCTGGTCAGCCTCGGCCTGCTGCTGGTCGCCCTCGTCGCCGTGGTCGGCGACGCCAAGGCCGTCTCGCCCACCATCGAGACGGGCGTCGCCAAAGCGGGCCTGCCCAACGCCGTCGTCGGTGTGATCATCGCCCTGCTGGTGCTCGCCCCCGAGACCCTCGCCGCCGTCCGCGCCGCCCGCCGCGACCGCGTCCAGACCAGCCTCAACCTGGCCTACGGCTCCGCCATCGCCAGCATCGGCCTGACCATCCCGGCCATCGCCCTCGCCACCATCTGGCTGTCGGGCCCGCTGCTGCTGGGCCTCGGGCCGATCCACATGGTGCTGCTCGCCCTGACCGTCGTCGTCAGCTCCCTCACCATCGCGCCCGGCCGCGCCACGCTGCTCCAGGGCGGCGTCCACCTCGTGCTGCTGGCCGCGTACCTGTTCCTCGCCGTCAGCCCCTGA